Proteins from a single region of Gasterosteus aculeatus chromosome Y, fGasAcu3.hap1.1, whole genome shotgun sequence:
- the LOC144391162 gene encoding uncharacterized protein LOC144391162 codes for MYEDEYDDEGDWTVVRYGRRRGGNNRFRTQAQRGPPPAQPRPRAQQPPQYRQPPHPQHRQQRPRFQRASYADATRPAQQWRGGPQRRYDYGHNTRYAGRPNNPGPRQRPPQPRLFASRFQRPRDNGNDFNYNVSNYRPVQNQNIQGAPERPMSDDPLFTHKCRILHKIIKVAHHFTNTAGKNPPANIAKMTQQLAAFIKPAIPNAATQALLGGNAQNWEHTTMVILQDHYETIMKSEILNLYRLNSPVWDAPFEVASAWARKDFGRRLNPQTLSEAKEAIADWMAVLLVEEPQPPPPVVAAPAAVVVQPDPVTHPLRRLRPGDTTRPAGASPTSAAEVQRDPQPGQPTAAAPQTPRAAVTQSQREPTQLRAAAEEPLGPPAAATRPPQPRRAAPTTTATQTEVAQIHSAPAEADLILVTPSSSSASLPPPPSTPERASNIMDSIIDPCFSLGTLSPLSPLQGEGSQRGSPHAPDTQLPAPLPQRDQRLRGSRRDPVSSSASVASSESSPALATTPHPTAWSLRRHNPAVAPNDDVVMELSQQNVTQLLQQEKPRSLSRMQEELSRVPLTPVRRLRAAVQTHLLHTSSTPAPGPDTPTRRRLQRPTRHQTTLRKAQEWSLHVTRKWLIIGDSNVCKLPAYTNEHLQIDGFPGATFRNVELLMDKTTAQVDVEKVIVAVGLNNRVQKTRETALKQLQSAMNNVRRTFPSAEIFVSQINFSSGLPQKEKLRLTHLNSAISSRYEYIPALPTSLFSTGGDNIHWSRGTASRIFDHWVHYLN; via the coding sequence ATGTACGAAGACGAGTATGATGACGAGGGGGATTGGACGGTGGTTCGCTACGGGAGACGTCGCGGAGGTAATAACCGCTTCCGTACGCAAGCACAGCGGGGACCTCCACCAGCCCAGCCACGACCGCGGGCTCAACAGCCTCCGCAGTACCGCCAGCCTCCGCATCCACAACATCGGCAGCAGAGGCCCCGTTTCCAGCGCGCTTCGTACGCAGATGCTACTCGGCCAGCGCAACAGTGGAGAGGAGGTCCTCAACGGCGCTACGACTACGGCCATAACACAAGGTACGCGGGTCGCCCCAACAACCCGGGACCCCGCCagagacccccccaaccccgtctTTTTGCCTCCCGTTTCCAACGGCCCAGAGACAATGGTAACGATTTTAATTACAACGTTAGTAACTACCGTCCCGTTCAGAACCAGAACATTCAGGGCGCTCCGGAGCGACCCATGTCGGATGACCCGCTATTTACACACAAGTGTAGAATTCTGCACAAGATTATTAAAGTGGcccatcatttcacaaacactgccGGAAAAAACCCTCCGGCTAATATTGCTAAAATGACGCAACAATTAGCCGCTTTCATCAAGCCTGCAATCCCCAACGCAGCCACACAGGCCCTCTTAGGGGGCAACGCCCAAAACTGGGAGCACACCACAATGGTGATCCTCCAAGATCATTATGAGACTattatgaaaagtgagattctcAATCTCTATCGGCTTAACAGTCCCGTGTGGGATGCCCCTTTTGAGGTGGCCTCAGCCTGGGCCAGAAAAGACTTTGGTCGCAGACTGAACCCGCAGACGCTGTCGGAGGCTAAGGAGGCTATTGCTGACTGGATGGCCGTgctgttggtggaggaaccgcaaccgcccccccctgtggtggcAGCGCCAGCTGCCGTGGTGGTCCAGCCCGATCCGGTAACACACCCCCTGAGGCGCCTGAGACCCGGGGACACAACACGGCCGGCGGGGGCGTCGCCCACATCCGCCGCTGAGGTTCAGCGAGACCCACAACCAGGGCAACCCaccgctgcagcaccacaaacaccacgtgccgctgtcacccagtcccagagggagccgacgcagctccgcgcagcagccgaggagccattggggccccctgcagctgccacgAGACCTCCACAGCCGCGCAGAGCAGCGCCGACGACAACGGCGACCCAGACCGAGGTGGCCCAAATCCACTCGGCACCGGCGGAGGCAGACCTGATTTTGGTGacgccctcttcctcgtctgcatcactgcctccgccccccagcactccagagagggcctccaacatcatggactccatcatcgatccgtgtttcagcctgggcaccctctcccctctctctccgcttcaAGGTGAGGGCTCACAACGGGGGTCCCCACACGCCCCTGACACACAATTGCCTGCACCACTGCCACAGAGGGATCAGAGACTACGTGGTAGCAGACGTGATCCTGTGTCGAGCTCGGCTTCAGTGGCCTCATCAGAGTCCTCTCCAGCGCTCGCAACGACCCCACACCCCACTGCTTGGTCCCTCAGGCGTCACAACCCAGCTGTGGCCCCTaacgatgatgttgtgatggagctctctcaacagaacgtgactcaactattgcagcaggagaagccgcgatcactgtcccggatgcaggaggagctgagccgtGTCCCCCTGACGCCCGTCCGCAGACTTCGTGCTgcggtgcagacccacctgctgcacacgtcGTCCACTCCGGCTCCCGGTCCGGACACACCGACCCGGCGCCGACTACAACGGCCCACCAGGCACCAGACGACCCTGAGAAAGGCCCAggagtggagtctccatgtaaccaggaaatggttaatcattggagactccaatgtctgcaaactgcctgcatatacaaacgagcacctgcaaatcgacggctttcctggtgctacgttccggaacgtggagctgctgatggacaaaaccaccgctcaggtagacgttgaaaaggttattgtggctgtgggccttaataaccgggtccaaaagacccgtgagactgctttaaaacagctgcaaagtgcaatgaacaatgtgaggcgcacttttccttctgctgagatttttgtgtcgcagataaacttctccagtggtcttcctcagaaggagaaactgcggctCACACACTTGAACTCGGCCATATCCAGCAGGTATGAGTACATTCCGGCCCTGCCTACGAGTCTTTTCAGCACAGGTGGGGACAATATTCATTGGTCTCGGGGCACAGCCAGTCGCATTTTTGATCACTGGGTTCACTACCTAAACTAA